In one Haemophilus parainfluenzae genomic region, the following are encoded:
- a CDS encoding OPT family oligopeptide transporter — translation MSHNNLKELTFRGMFLGALITVIFTASNVYLGLKVGMTFASSIPAAVISMAVLKFFKDSSILENNMVQTQASSAGTLSSVIFVLPGLLMMGYWQEFPFWQTVLICAAGGTLGVLFTIPLRRAMVVNSDLPYPEGVAAAEILKAGNNDESDSGVKDIAYGGIFAGTVAFLTNALRVMSDSASAWFSNGKAIFQLPMGFSLALVGAGYLIGIVGGLAMLFGTFLAWGVAVPYFTATGDMPTDASIVSYAMAEWKTKVRFIGVGTIGIAAIWTLLILLKPMIEGMIHSFRMLKGSQEESEHRIDIDLSPKTIIYILLATVVLIVISLYHFVAAAPISAELAVLLVVVCTLLAVLIGFFVAAASGYMAGLVGSSSSPISGIGIISVIVISLVLVTIGKSSGLFETTDGQKFLTALTLFTASIVLTTATISNDNLQDLKTGLLVEATPWRQQVALIIGCFVGALVIAPVLEILYHAYGFTGALPRNDMDPAQALSAPQATLMTTISQGIFTNHLEWTYILTGVGLGIVLIIVDAFMRKTSDSRFALPVLAVGIGIYLPPSINMPVVVGAVMAWFITRHIKNYAKRTNDTEVEKKAERFGTLFAAGLIVGESLMGVILAFIIAASVTSGGSEDPLALGLENWDNIGELLGLVVFIFGIFIFVSRVLRAKKSK, via the coding sequence ATGTCTCATAATAATTTAAAAGAATTGACCTTCCGAGGGATGTTCCTTGGGGCGTTAATTACAGTGATCTTCACTGCATCTAACGTTTATTTGGGTCTTAAAGTGGGGATGACGTTTGCGTCCTCCATTCCTGCTGCCGTTATCTCTATGGCTGTTTTAAAATTCTTCAAGGATTCCAGTATTTTAGAAAATAATATGGTACAAACCCAAGCTTCATCAGCAGGGACGTTATCTTCTGTTATTTTCGTGCTTCCTGGTCTATTAATGATGGGTTACTGGCAAGAATTCCCATTCTGGCAAACAGTGCTTATTTGTGCCGCTGGTGGTACCCTAGGCGTACTATTTACTATTCCATTACGTCGTGCAATGGTGGTGAATAGTGACTTACCTTACCCTGAAGGTGTGGCAGCGGCTGAAATCTTAAAAGCGGGTAATAATGACGAAAGCGACAGTGGTGTAAAAGATATTGCTTACGGCGGTATTTTTGCAGGAACCGTTGCATTCTTAACCAACGCATTACGTGTCATGTCTGATAGCGCGAGCGCATGGTTCTCTAACGGCAAAGCGATTTTCCAATTACCAATGGGCTTCTCTCTTGCCTTAGTGGGTGCCGGTTATTTAATTGGTATCGTGGGCGGTCTTGCCATGTTATTCGGTACATTCCTTGCTTGGGGTGTAGCGGTACCTTATTTCACCGCAACAGGTGATATGCCAACTGATGCCTCTATTGTTAGTTATGCCATGGCTGAATGGAAAACCAAAGTTCGCTTTATTGGTGTGGGTACTATCGGTATTGCAGCAATTTGGACATTATTAATCCTTCTCAAACCAATGATTGAGGGGATGATTCATTCTTTCCGTATGTTAAAAGGTTCCCAAGAGGAATCAGAACATCGTATTGATATCGACTTATCACCAAAAACCATCATTTACATTTTATTGGCGACTGTCGTGTTAATCGTGATTTCCTTATATCACTTTGTGGCAGCAGCGCCTATTTCTGCTGAACTTGCCGTATTATTAGTGGTGGTTTGTACGCTGCTTGCGGTGTTAATTGGTTTCTTTGTTGCTGCCGCATCGGGTTATATGGCTGGACTTGTGGGCTCATCTTCTAGCCCTATTTCTGGTATCGGTATCATTTCTGTTATCGTGATTTCACTTGTTTTGGTGACTATCGGTAAAAGCAGTGGTTTATTTGAAACAACGGACGGTCAAAAATTCTTAACCGCATTGACCTTATTCACGGCATCTATCGTTTTAACCACTGCAACCATTTCAAACGATAACTTACAAGACTTAAAAACCGGTCTTTTAGTGGAAGCAACTCCTTGGAGACAACAGGTTGCATTGATTATCGGTTGTTTCGTTGGTGCATTAGTCATTGCACCGGTATTAGAAATTCTATACCACGCTTATGGTTTCACTGGCGCATTACCACGTAATGACATGGATCCTGCACAAGCGCTTTCAGCACCACAAGCAACCCTTATGACTACCATTTCACAAGGTATTTTCACCAACCATTTAGAATGGACTTACATTTTAACTGGTGTAGGTTTAGGTATTGTGTTGATTATTGTGGATGCATTCATGCGTAAAACCAGTGACAGCCGCTTTGCCTTGCCGGTATTAGCGGTGGGGATTGGTATCTACCTTCCACCATCAATCAATATGCCGGTTGTAGTCGGTGCAGTAATGGCATGGTTTATCACCCGTCACATTAAAAACTATGCAAAACGCACTAACGATACCGAAGTGGAGAAAAAAGCAGAACGTTTCGGCACACTTTTCGCTGCGGGTTTAATTGTGGGTGAAAGCTTGATGGGCGTAATCTTAGCCTTCATTATTGCGGCGTCTGTTACATCAGGTGGTTCTGAAGATCCATTAGCCTTAGGATTAGAAAATTGGGATAATATTGGCGAATTACTTGGTCTTGTCGTATTTATCTTTGGTATCTTTATTTTCGTTTCTCGTGTATTACGTGCGAAGAAATCGAAATAA
- a CDS encoding TIGR00645 family protein, producing the protein MATEQKEISDPCAKYNEQTSFLSKTIFASRWLQVPIYLGLIVVQGIYAYKFMKNLWYLITNVNEMDADTIMLAVLNLIDVVMIANLLVMVTLGGYEIFVSKLRTKNHPDQPEWMNHVNATVLKVKLSMSIISISSIHLLQTFVNASKISEKTIMWEVIIHFSFLISAIAMAYTDKILYSTSHKNH; encoded by the coding sequence ATGGCAACGGAACAAAAAGAAATCTCGGATCCATGTGCAAAATATAATGAACAAACTAGCTTTCTAAGCAAAACGATTTTTGCAAGTCGTTGGTTACAAGTGCCTATTTATTTAGGTTTAATTGTTGTACAAGGCATCTATGCCTACAAGTTTATGAAAAACTTGTGGTATCTCATCACCAATGTTAATGAAATGGATGCGGACACCATTATGCTCGCCGTCCTCAATCTCATTGATGTGGTGATGATTGCAAACTTATTGGTGATGGTAACATTAGGCGGATACGAGATTTTTGTTTCAAAACTTCGTACAAAAAACCATCCTGATCAACCTGAATGGATGAATCATGTGAATGCAACCGTACTGAAAGTGAAACTTTCTATGTCAATTATCAGCATTTCGTCTATTCACTTATTGCAAACCTTTGTGAATGCCTCAAAAATTTCTGAAAAAACGATTATGTGGGAAGTGATTATTCATTTTTCTTTCTTGATTTCTGCAATTGCCATGGCTTATACCGACAAAATTCTCTACAGTACAAGCCACAAAAACCATTAA
- the hslR gene encoding ribosome-associated heat shock protein Hsp15, whose translation MAENNEVRLDKWLWAARFYKTRSIAKAMIEGGKVHYNGQRAKVSKTVEVGAMIKLRQGNDEKEIEVIALSDQRRGAPEAQLLYQETAQSVKKREEMAWARKNNALSMPHPDRRPNKKERRDLLKFKHQDEF comes from the coding sequence ATGGCTGAAAATAACGAAGTACGATTAGATAAATGGCTCTGGGCGGCACGTTTTTATAAAACTCGTAGCATTGCGAAAGCGATGATTGAAGGGGGCAAAGTCCATTATAACGGTCAACGTGCTAAAGTGAGTAAAACCGTGGAAGTTGGTGCAATGATTAAACTCCGCCAAGGCAATGATGAGAAAGAAATTGAAGTGATTGCGTTGAGCGATCAACGTCGTGGTGCACCTGAGGCTCAACTGCTTTACCAAGAAACAGCACAGAGTGTGAAAAAACGGGAAGAAATGGCGTGGGCAAGAAAAAATAATGCCCTTTCGATGCCACACCCGGATCGTCGTCCAAATAAAAAAGAACGTCGAGATTTATTGAAATTTAAACATCAAGATGAGTTCTAA
- the aphA gene encoding acid phosphatase AphA, with product MKNLLKLSAIAILAASAASTFASNKEPYTEQGTNAREMTEQKPIHWISVEQLKKELEGKAPINVSFDIDDTVLFSSPCFYHGQEKYSPGKNDYLKNQDFWNEVNAGCDQYSIPKQIAVDLINMHQARGDQIYFITGRTAGDKDGVTPVLQKAFNIKDMHPVEFMGGRKLPTKYNKTPGIIDHKVSIHYGDSDDDILAAKEAGVRGIRLMRAANSTYQPMPTLGGYGEEVLINSNY from the coding sequence ATGAAAAATTTACTTAAACTTTCTGCCATTGCAATTTTAGCGGCAAGCGCAGCCTCTACTTTTGCATCAAACAAAGAACCTTACACTGAACAAGGTACGAATGCTCGTGAAATGACAGAGCAAAAACCGATTCACTGGATCTCTGTTGAGCAGTTGAAAAAAGAATTAGAAGGCAAAGCACCAATTAATGTGAGCTTCGACATTGATGATACTGTACTTTTCAGTAGCCCTTGTTTCTACCACGGCCAAGAAAAATACTCACCAGGTAAAAATGATTACTTAAAAAATCAAGATTTCTGGAATGAAGTGAATGCGGGTTGTGACCAATATTCCATTCCAAAACAAATTGCGGTGGATTTAATTAATATGCACCAAGCACGTGGTGACCAAATTTATTTCATCACAGGTCGTACAGCGGGCGATAAAGATGGTGTGACACCTGTGCTACAAAAAGCCTTTAATATTAAAGATATGCACCCTGTAGAATTCATGGGCGGTCGCAAACTTCCAACTAAATATAACAAAACACCGGGTATTATTGACCACAAAGTGAGTATTCACTATGGAGACAGCGATGACGATATACTCGCAGCAAAAGAAGCAGGTGTTCGTGGTATTCGTTTAATGCGTGCAGCAAACTCTACTTACCAACCAATGCCAACCCTTGGTGGCTACGGTGAAGAAGTATTGATTAACTCAAATTACTAA
- the nudE gene encoding ADP compounds hydrolase NudE, whose amino-acid sequence MKKQLPHILSLSTVAKSRLFEIQAVELKFSNGIDRTYERFRPFNRDSVMVIAIDGEDLLLVREYAVGTEQYELGFVKGGMDMGETPEQSANRELQEEIGFGAKKWTFLRTMKINPQIMGHKMHVLLGEDLYPNQLEGDEPEPLEIVRYPLSQLDALLVSDEFNEARNLAALYSLRDHLKKRQN is encoded by the coding sequence ATGAAAAAACAACTTCCACACATTCTCTCCCTTTCCACCGTGGCAAAATCCCGTTTATTTGAAATTCAAGCTGTCGAACTCAAATTCTCCAATGGAATTGACCGCACTTATGAACGTTTTCGCCCTTTCAATCGAGATTCCGTGATGGTGATTGCGATTGATGGTGAAGATTTACTTCTTGTTCGTGAATACGCGGTAGGAACAGAACAATATGAGTTAGGCTTTGTAAAAGGTGGAATGGATATGGGAGAAACTCCAGAACAAAGTGCAAATCGAGAATTACAGGAAGAAATTGGCTTTGGCGCAAAAAAATGGACATTTTTACGTACCATGAAAATCAATCCACAAATTATGGGGCATAAAATGCACGTTTTATTAGGCGAAGATCTGTATCCAAATCAACTAGAAGGCGATGAGCCTGAACCATTAGAAATCGTGCGTTATCCTTTATCGCAACTTGATGCACTTTTAGTCAGTGATGAATTTAATGAGGCCAGAAATCTTGCTGCACTTTATTCTTTGCGCGATCATTTAAAAAAACGCCAAAATTAA
- the rmuC gene encoding DNA recombination protein RmuC — MSELTSNQYLIIIAVLVFISIVMLFLLSRSKQDTQELQQDLNKTIGDYNQLAERFDSLSAVKNQLEQQAVKVQTHAEGLQTRLNERDEKIQYLEKELDEEQLRHDQIGGQITALKERFGIASAQAESLQGQLQQAQENVLRKEQEQQKTQEKLTALSQELTELKTTLSEKEKHFAEQQQHIEQSKQQLGVEFQNLANRILEEKSQSFNQTNQTALETLLKPFREQIEGFQKRVNEIHSESVKGNAGLEAEIKKVLEIGLNMSQEANNLTSALKGEKKTLGNWGEVQLERALQLAGLIENVHYSAQAHFKDEQGGRNYPDFVLNLPDEKNIIIDSKMSLNAYESAVNSEDEFERERLLREHIKALKNHIDDLHRKDYSNLIGMRSPNFVLMFIAVEPAYIEALKLDPSLFNYGYEKNVIMVSHTTLMPILRTVANLWRIERGNAEAKEIAEKAGEIYNQICLVAERLNKLGNTLSTVSNQYNSTVTALVGQQGLVGKVERFKDLSAKANKSMPNVELLNNDVDLTRLSLITTENEVK, encoded by the coding sequence ATGTCAGAACTCACGTCTAATCAATACTTAATTATCATTGCCGTGCTGGTTTTTATCAGTATTGTGATGCTTTTTCTATTAAGCCGTAGCAAACAAGATACACAAGAATTACAACAAGATCTCAATAAAACTATCGGCGATTACAATCAATTGGCTGAGCGTTTTGACTCCTTAAGTGCGGTCAAAAATCAATTAGAACAACAAGCCGTTAAAGTACAAACTCATGCGGAAGGTTTGCAAACTCGTCTTAATGAACGTGATGAAAAAATCCAATATTTAGAAAAAGAATTAGATGAAGAACAGCTCCGCCACGATCAAATTGGCGGGCAAATCACCGCATTAAAAGAACGCTTTGGGATAGCATCTGCACAAGCAGAAAGCTTGCAAGGTCAATTACAACAAGCACAAGAAAATGTACTTAGAAAAGAACAAGAGCAGCAAAAAACGCAGGAAAAATTGACCGCACTTTCACAAGAATTAACGGAGCTCAAAACCACCCTTTCCGAAAAAGAAAAACATTTTGCTGAACAGCAACAGCATATTGAGCAATCCAAACAACAGCTAGGTGTGGAATTCCAAAATCTGGCCAACCGCATTTTGGAAGAAAAAAGCCAATCCTTTAATCAAACCAATCAAACCGCATTGGAAACCTTGTTGAAGCCTTTCCGTGAACAAATCGAGGGCTTTCAAAAACGAGTCAATGAAATCCATTCGGAATCGGTGAAAGGCAATGCGGGTTTAGAAGCGGAAATCAAAAAGGTGTTGGAAATTGGCTTAAATATGTCGCAAGAAGCCAATAATTTAACTTCTGCTTTAAAAGGTGAAAAGAAAACCCTAGGCAACTGGGGAGAAGTACAACTTGAGCGCGCACTTCAGTTGGCAGGCTTGATTGAAAACGTGCATTACAGTGCACAGGCTCATTTTAAAGATGAACAAGGCGGTCGAAACTATCCTGATTTTGTGCTCAATTTACCTGATGAGAAAAATATTATCATCGATAGCAAAATGTCATTGAATGCTTACGAAAGTGCGGTCAATTCTGAGGATGAATTTGAACGTGAGCGTTTACTAAGGGAGCATATTAAAGCCCTGAAAAATCACATTGATGACTTGCACCGCAAGGATTACAGCAATTTGATTGGCATGCGCAGTCCTAATTTTGTCTTGATGTTCATTGCAGTGGAACCCGCTTATATTGAAGCCTTAAAATTAGACCCAAGTCTATTTAATTATGGCTACGAGAAAAATGTCATTATGGTTTCACACACGACTCTCATGCCAATTTTACGCACAGTGGCAAATTTATGGCGTATCGAACGAGGCAATGCCGAAGCCAAAGAAATCGCAGAAAAAGCAGGTGAAATTTACAACCAGATTTGCTTGGTGGCCGAACGCTTGAACAAACTAGGCAACACCCTTTCCACAGTGAGCAATCAATACAACAGCACCGTTACTGCCCTAGTGGGGCAACAAGGTTTAGTGGGGAAAGTGGAACGCTTTAAAGACTTGTCAGCGAAAGCTAACAAGAGCATGCCAAACGTTGAATTGCTCAATAATGACGTGGATTTAACGCGCCTATCCCTTATCACTACCGAGAATGAGGTAAAATAA
- the hslV gene encoding ATP-dependent protease subunit HslV — MTTIVSVRRNGQVVVGGDGQVSLGNTVMKGNARKVRRLYNGKVLAGFAGGTADAFTLFELFERKLEMHQGHLLKAAVELAKDWRTDRALRKLEAMLIVADEKESLIITGIGDVVQPEADQILAIGSGGNYALSAARALVENTDLSAREIVEKSLKIAGDICVFTNTNFTIEELPNK; from the coding sequence ATGACAACAATTGTAAGCGTACGTCGTAATGGCCAAGTGGTTGTTGGGGGCGATGGACAGGTTTCATTAGGCAACACAGTGATGAAAGGGAATGCCCGTAAAGTGCGCCGTTTATATAATGGCAAAGTTTTAGCCGGTTTCGCAGGTGGTACAGCCGATGCGTTCACCTTATTTGAATTATTTGAGCGTAAATTAGAAATGCATCAAGGACATTTGTTAAAAGCTGCGGTGGAATTAGCCAAAGATTGGCGAACCGATCGTGCGTTACGCAAGTTAGAAGCGATGCTGATTGTGGCGGATGAAAAAGAAAGTTTAATCATTACCGGTATTGGTGATGTGGTGCAACCAGAAGCTGATCAGATTTTAGCCATTGGTTCAGGCGGTAATTATGCATTATCAGCAGCCCGTGCGTTGGTAGAAAATACCGATTTATCAGCTCGTGAAATTGTAGAAAAATCTTTAAAAATTGCGGGTGATATTTGCGTGTTCACCAATACGAATTTCACTATCGAAGAATTACCGAATAAATAA